In Georgenia soli, a genomic segment contains:
- a CDS encoding LTA synthase family protein has protein sequence MAGSITAMLNWTDLAYFADLPVALAAIIASRDAMTHSSRRLGTFAVVGTLSAAVVLTQILQIGVGSHLSDRRFLPLTLSPVGFHVYDVASAVSNRDRDLSREDLSDIRAWLGENARYQAPDHAFKTLHGNVTGKNLIVVQIESLEQSLLGQRVNGEAITPNLNRLIGESIYFPNVVQQVKDGNTSDAMLLFNTSTYPLRSGSAFLRFPENNFQTLPKLLSSDGYTPIAIQGDAEEFWNRDRTYPSLGFSDYVSENRFEDRREVGMGIIDESLYKQSIIELQRLQEPFYLHLTTMTSHTPFELPEEMKLLEMQRSDQTSNYLQSVRYADEAFGEFYADLKRRGLLENSVLVVYGDHEGIHKYADSTWLPDNNARVPFIIHTPDLKGITVENPGGQVDMLPTLAYLFGFDPEEYAWAMGRNLLGPHTGSAILSSGDVLPEADDAEHLQEGLRVANLIISGDYFSSSGG, from the coding sequence ATGGCGGGCTCGATTACGGCGATGCTGAATTGGACGGACCTCGCCTACTTTGCAGACCTGCCCGTTGCCCTTGCTGCGATCATTGCATCCCGCGACGCAATGACTCACTCTTCACGCAGACTGGGAACATTTGCAGTAGTGGGCACACTGAGCGCCGCCGTCGTGCTGACCCAGATACTTCAGATCGGAGTCGGCTCACACCTGTCGGACCGGCGATTTCTGCCCCTGACGCTGTCTCCTGTGGGATTTCATGTCTACGACGTAGCAAGCGCGGTCAGCAACCGGGACAGAGACTTAAGCCGAGAGGATCTTTCAGACATCAGGGCATGGCTCGGTGAAAACGCCCGTTACCAGGCGCCGGACCACGCTTTTAAAACCCTCCATGGTAACGTCACAGGCAAGAACCTGATAGTCGTCCAAATTGAGTCGCTAGAGCAATCGCTGCTCGGGCAGCGAGTCAATGGTGAAGCGATAACACCGAACCTCAATCGCCTGATCGGCGAGAGCATCTATTTTCCGAACGTGGTGCAACAGGTTAAGGATGGAAACACTTCCGACGCTATGTTGCTCTTCAACACGTCCACATACCCGTTGAGGTCAGGTAGCGCCTTCCTTCGGTTCCCGGAGAACAACTTCCAAACACTTCCGAAGCTCTTATCGTCAGACGGGTACACCCCTATAGCAATTCAGGGAGACGCAGAAGAATTTTGGAATCGTGATCGAACTTACCCGAGCCTGGGATTCTCCGACTACGTGAGCGAGAACCGATTCGAGGATCGTCGCGAGGTCGGGATGGGAATCATCGACGAGTCCCTCTACAAACAGTCCATCATCGAGTTGCAGAGGCTGCAGGAGCCCTTCTATCTGCACCTGACGACCATGACCTCTCACACTCCCTTCGAGTTGCCCGAAGAAATGAAGTTGCTAGAGATGCAGCGTTCGGACCAGACCAGCAACTACCTGCAAAGCGTGCGCTACGCAGACGAGGCATTCGGCGAATTTTATGCAGACCTGAAACGCCGGGGACTGCTTGAGAACTCAGTACTGGTGGTCTATGGCGATCACGAAGGCATCCACAAGTACGCAGACTCAACGTGGTTACCCGACAACAACGCTCGCGTCCCGTTCATCATCCACACCCCTGACCTGAAGGGAATTACTGTGGAAAACCCTGGCGGACAGGTCGATATGTTGCCGACGCTTGCCTACTTGTTCGGGTTCGACCCGGAGGAATATGCATGGGCGATGGGCCGCAATTTACTCGGGCCCCATACAGGGTCCGCGATTCTGTCGTCAGGTGACGTGTTGCCAGAAGCCGATGACGCCGAACACCTTCAGGAGGGGCTTCGAGTCGCAAATTTGATAATTTCCGGTGATTATTTTTCATCTTCGGGAGGGTAG